One Hippoglossus stenolepis isolate QCI-W04-F060 chromosome 6, HSTE1.2, whole genome shotgun sequence genomic window, ACATCACAAAgagaaatttaaatgttttctagCTTTACCTTGATGCTCTCCTGGgcctcagtcctctcctcaggGGAGACAGGTTCTTTGTCAATTTGCTCCAGCTTTGGCACAAGAATCAGCACACTTATTCGGTAGTCTGTGGTTTCCACCAGCGGGTTCTCAGAAAGCACCAGAGCACGCAGTGTTTTTGACACGAGCCCAAGGCACTGTAGGGTATTCTCATCTGAGATTGCATTGCCTCtaaggggagagagacagaaatatttGGGATATATAATCTGGGACAAATCACTTTAATTGGTGGTTTATGAATTTATAATGAGTGCAATAGGTCACTGGTGTTACACTGGTGATATCATTGTATCAGGCTGATAAAATGTATACCTGACATTGAGGTATTGAAGACACTTCATGTTGGGGCTGAGACCATCCAGAGATTCCAGTTGGTTGTCTCTCAGATGAAGGGTGGTGAGGTGCTCTAACTTCTCCAATCCCTCCAGACGTTTGATTGCATTTTGGGCCTGAACAGAGACCAAGGATAGTTGCAGGCAGCAGTTTTGTGGTTATTACATACATACAGGGGCCATTAACCAAGTCATGGTAGGGTTATTTTTACCAGATATAATCGTTGCAGGTTTGGAAGGTTAATGCCATCAGTGGTTTCGAGGAGATTTCCTCTCAGCTCTAGAGTTGCCAGGTTGCCAAAACAGCCCATCTGAAGGCTCTTCATTGTCTTAATACCGTTACCTGCCAAAGAGATGCCATGTTACAACCCTTCCAATAATATACATTAGGGAATAGATATTTGATATCTTGCTGGGGAATAAACAACGTGTTACACCTAAAACTAAATGATAAAACCCCTTCTGATCCAATAATCAGTTACAGTATCTTATTGTGACCCATAGCATCACCCAAAACAGCACTtcaactaaaaaaacaaaccgtTAAGATTGAGGGTCTCTAAAGCAGGTCCAACTAGGCCGCCTAGGTCTGTGAGCTGGTTGGCAGCCACACTCAGCCACTGCAGGTACTTTAACTGAGTGAAAGGATTTCCTTCCAAGCATGCCAAAGCATTATTGTCAACCTGCAGAAGAAGAGGTGCATTCAGGATTTATCATCACTTGTAGTGAACGATAGTGACAGGCCCAGAAATGTTAGTGTCTAAACCAACAAAGACGAGAGCTTCTTGCCTTCAGCCAAATCAGATCGATCAGAGATGCCAGAGGGGACAGAACGGTGAGCTGGTTATTGGACAAATCCAGAAAACGAACGTGAATGTAGCTGCTAATTGCAGCTATGTCATTCAGTCGTCTGAGGagaaacacataaacaaatgtaaaaattgtAAGGAATCAGAAGACGTAAACATGACATGAAATTAAAACTACAGGCGAAAGGCAATTTTATTTCACTTGTATCTTTGTCTCCTTACTTGTCTTTTAAGTCCAGTTTGATAAATGCATGCCCAAGTCCATTTGCTGTTCGGCACAGCAACGACAGACCCTCACCTATGGTTTCCCGGGTCAAATTGGAAACCTTCAACTGTTGAACACAGAGAGGGACGATATCAAAGAACTATATCTGTATATTGTTGTACAAATAATTATAAACCCCATTGTTTGTGTCGATATATTGGGTCAAAGGTTGAGGCTGGagttttttaaagtcaaatctTAAAAAATCCATAATATGAAGTGCATTTGCTTGGGTTTAGTGGGAGAATAAGCTTGCAGATGAGGGTTAAAACATTCTCTTAACTTGTGGTTTCATGTCTCTGCAGCTTTAGGATCAGTTTGTACAGTCCCATTCTTTTAATGTTGGGGGTTAAATGTTGCCTACATTACACCTGTGGCCTCCCCCCAAAGGTTTAAtctattttattacttttgagGGCAGGTGGTGTGGGGATGAAGCCAggttaactttttttaaatgaacacaaccACCTGTTAAAACCTGTATCTGGTGGTGCACTGTTATTGTAAAATGAAGTATGGCTTTAAAGTGACTAATTTTGTCCTTTTACTATTCCTATGCTctagtgtttgtttgttttgtgtgctaCAGGATGCCTTAATTACCCTCGGGATCACTTAGGTATCCATCTATTTCCTAGTGTCCATCTTCCAGGCAGCGTTAACATCCAttacaaaatgtgtgaaaattcAGTGCAATTCATTTAATCACTGTTAACGTTACCTTCTCGTCCTCTTCCACTCTGTCTTCCTCACCATCTACCCCCGACATGACTGTGTCTTCGTCCACGTCAGACATGCTGGTCAACTAGGCttattttcacaaaatacaaatctTCAGTGCACCCGTATTTACGAGTTTACGTTAGCTGACtaaaaatgaacacaactgTCTAGGTTAGCTAGACTAGCAGTACTTTATGTGACGTGGCGAGTAGCAACTACATCTTACCTCATTTTTAACTACAACCATTAAAGCAAGAATTTAACAACAAACAGTGAGTGGTGACGACAAGAATCTTGTGTAAACAGTAAACCATTGATAAAGCTAACTGCGGGgtagctaacaggctaacctTGATCTGTGTTTTACgcttgttgccatggaaacttAACAAGCAGGTGAGTTTACGCGTGTGAGAGAATCAAATACatctcagtttaaaaaaaacctgctctGCAACATCAACTTCTGCACCTCAAGATGTtgcatcagaaacacaaacaccacgAGTTACATcatattcctctttttttttaaatcttgcaaaaacacattttggaaGTTTCAagttcaaatgtgaaaatgataaaagcGTTTACTGGCTCGCCAGCAGAAGACATCGTTGATTATTAGCATTGATGATGctaatgttttattcttgatTATTTTACAGAAGCTTAATGAAACACATGTTAGCGTGTttgaacaaatacacacataaactaGGGCTGCAAAGCAGCACTGTGCAGGCCCGAGCACATTCGAACTCTGCTGTGTTGcatgcttcacttcctgtgtccctCACGCAATGTTGAATAGCCCATTAATcacgcattacggtccacgccaTCAAGTGAAGACCACGCgatgaaaattttatgtaaatcgaattaaagttgtaaaaaagGCTTACTTCTttttggcagtaggtggtgctatcagGACATACAGACtgatagatctgttcaggtcaaaacaCTGTCTcgtttctcttcagatcgtataaatctttcacatttgcaacagtctaagacatcaaagaaatctatgaccactgacaatgacattaaagcaaactgacaacaaaGAATTCTTTGATTAATGAATCCTTTGAAGTGTTCTTTTATATAAACCCTGGGTTGATTTAAATAGTAACTCACAAACAAGCGTTACTCTTTTATCTTATAATATTCAGAGTGTATTCACCTGAACAACTAAACTCAACAGGAAACTAAATTGAGGAAAAGACCATAATGGCACAACTGTCAGGAGCGGTGaagcagatggacccaggatgcagagtttaacaaaaagtgattttttaatggaaaaatgTCCAACAGGAacgaaacaacaaacaaaggaatCTCAAAGtgtcaaaactgaaaaaacaaaaagcactcggggggggggaacacCAGAAGTTTACGAGGATGCAGAGGACGGGAGCGCAGGAGACAAGGCATACAAAAAGCACAGGGGATCACGACAAACATTTTGACAACgaaccgacaaggacaaagggaagcacagagacttatatacacacacagggaaggcaggggcaattgaacacaggtggaacacatgaggactggtgcaggcaatcacagacaggaagtgaagaaagaaaacacactaggaacagagactacgaaataaaacaggaaacagaacacagggagtgggaaaacatgcgacacagagacaacacatatacaaacataaacacaaggatcTACAAGAAACACGAGGAGGAAATAATTGAACTAAAAACACTCATAATAAAGAGgcggaaaaacactgaaaaatacaaaaccatgacaacaaCAGATGAATGCCCAACAGCTGATACATTTTCCGCATGACTGTGTCTTCGTCCACGTCGGACATGCTGGTCAACTAGGCttattttcacaaaatacaaatctTCAGTGCACCCGTATTCACGGGTTTACGTTAGCTGACtaaaaatgaacacaactgTCTAGGTTAGCTAGGCTAGCAGTACTTTATGTGACCGTGGCGAGTAGCAACTACATCTTACCTCAGTTTAGTGACTTCGCAATACAACTACAACCATTAAAGCAGAATTTAACAACAAACAGTGAGTGGTGACGACAAGAATCTTGTGTAAACAGTAAACCATTGATAAAGCTAACTGCGGGgtagctaacaggctaaccgTGACCTGTGTTTATgcttgttgccatggaaacttAACAAGCAGGTGAGTTTACGCGTGTGAGAGAATCAAATACATCTCCGTTTTAAAAAACCTGCTCTGCAACATCAACTTCTGCACCTCAAGATGTtgcatcagaaacacaaacaccacgAGTTACATcatattcctctttttttttaaatcttgcaaaaacacattttggaaGTTTCAagttcaaatgtgaaaatgataaaagcGTTTACTGGCTCGCCAGAAGAAGACATCGTCGATTATTAGCATTGATGATGCTAATGTGTTAATCTTGATTATTTTACAGAAGCTTAATGAAACACATGTTAGCGTGTCTGAACAAATCCACACATAAACTAGGGCTGCGAAGCAGCACTGTGCAGGCCCGAGCACATTCGAACTGTGCTCTGTGTTGcgtgcttcacttcctgtgtccctCACGCAATGTTGAATAGCCCATTAATcacgcattacggtccacgccaTCAAGTGAAGACCACGcggtgaaaattttatgtaaatcgatttaaagttgtaaaaaaGGCTTACTTCTttttggcagtaggtggtgctatcagGACATACAGACtgatagatctgttcaggtcaaaacaCTGTCTCAtttctcttcagatcgtataaatcTCTCACATTTGCAACAgtctaagacatcaaaggaatctatgaccactgacaatgacattaaagcaaactgacaacaaaGAATTCTTTGATTAATGAATCCTTTGAAGTGTTCTTTTATATAAAGCCTGGGTTGAGTTAAATAATAACTCACAAACAAGCGTTATTCTTTTATCTAATAATATTCAGTGTATTCACCTGAACAACTAAACTCAACAGGAAACTAAATTGAGGAAAAGACCATAATGGCACAACAGATGAATGCCCAACAGCTGATACATTTTCCGCATGACTGTGTCTTCGTCCACGTCGGACATGCTGGTCAACTAGGCttattttcacaaaatacaaatctTCAGTGCACCCGTGTTCACGAGTTTACGTTAGCTGACtaaaaatgaacacaactgTGTAGGTTAGCTAGGCTAGCAGTACTTTATGTGACCGTGGCGAGTAGCAACTACATCTTACCTCAGTTTAGTGACTTTGCAATACAACTACAACCATTAAAGCAGAAATTTAACAACAAACAGTGAGTGGTGACGACAAGAATCTTGTGTAAACAGTAAACCATTGATAAAGCTAATTGCGGGgtagctaacaggctaaccatGATCTGTGTTTACgcttgttgccatggaaacttAACAAGCAGGTGAGTTTACGCGTGTGAGAGAATCAAATACATCTCCGTTTTAAAAAACCTGCTCTGCAACATCAACTTCTGCACCTCAAGATGTtgcatcagaaacacaaacaccacgAGTTACATcatattcctcttttttttttaaatcttgcaaaaacacattttggaaGTTTCAagttcaaatgtgaaaatgataaaagcGTTTACTGGCTCACCAGAAGAAGACATCGTCGATTATTAGCATTGATGATGCTAATGTGTTATTCTTGATTATTTTACAGAAGCTTAATGAAACACATGTTAGCGTGTCTGAACAAATCCACACATAAACTAGGGCTGCGAAGCAGCACTGTGCAGGCCCGAGCACATTCGAACTGTGCTCTGTGTTGcgtgcttcacttcctgtgtccctCACGCAATGTTGAATAGCCCATTAATCACGCATTACAGTCCACGCCATCAAGTGAAGACCACGCGGTGAaagttttatgtaaatcgatttaaagttgtaaaaaaGGCTTACTTCTttttggcagtaggtggtgctatcagCACCTTGCAGAACTGAGGgcaaaatgtaatgaaaagaaGACACAAGTGATTGTAATGTGCACATTTATTAATGATGCAttatataatttacaaaatatttcacagtcacagtcaccCATCCACCTGTCTTGTCAGGAATGTCAAGGACATCAAACACTATCCCATTCAGGCTATTGTTGCAAATCTTAAGGTTCCGctatttcctcttcttcaagTTCCTGAAATGGTACACATGCCATTAGAAACaccagaaaaaggaaaaagatgaaataaattattattatttaaatgttttctagCTTTACCTTGATTCTCTCCTGGgcctcagtcctctcctcaggGGAGACAGGTTCTTTGTCAATTTGCTCCAGCTGAGGCACAAGAATCAGCACACTTATTCGGTAGTCTGTGGTTTCCACCAGCGGGTTCTCAGAAAGCACCAGAGCACGCAGTGTTTTTGACACGAGCCCAAGGCACTGTAGGGTATTCTCATCTGAGATTGCATTGCCTCTAAGTGGAGAGTGAAAGAAATATTTGGGATATATAATCTGGGACATTCACTTTAATTGGTGGTTTATGAATTAATAATGCATGCACTAGGTCAATGGTGTTACACTGGTGATATCATTATATCAGGCTGATAAAATGTATACCTGACATTGAGGTATTGAAGACACTTCATGTTGGGGCTGAGACCATCCAGAGATTCCAGTTGGTTGTCTCTCAGATGAAGGGTGGTGAGGTGCTCTAACTTCTCCAATCCCTCCAGACGTTTGATTGCATTTTGGGCCTGAACAGAGACCAAGGATAGTTGCAGGCAGCAGTTTTCTGGTTATTACATACATACAGGGGCCATTAACCAAATCATGGTAGGGTTATTTTTACCAGATATAATCGTTGCAGATTTGGAAGGTTAATGCCATCAGTGGTTTCGAGGAGATTTCCTCTCAGCTCTAGAGTTGCCAGGTTGCCAAAACAGCCCATCTGAAGGCTCTTCATTGTCTTAATACCGTTACCTGCCAAAGAGATGCCATGTTACAACCCTTCCAATAATATACATTAGGGAATAGATATTTGATATCTTGCTGGggaataaataaagtgttacACCTAAAACTAAATGATAGTAAAACCCCTTCTGATCCAATAATCAGTTACAGTATCTTATTATGACTTCCCTAATTTAAAATGAGAAGCAAACTATTCCTCATTTCCCAGACAACTCTTCAGGATCAGTCCCTTGCATGGCATCACCCAAAACAGCACTtcaactaaaaaaacaaacctgtaaGATTGAGGGTCTCTAAAGCAGGTCCAACTAGGCCGCCTAGGTCTGTGAGCTGGTTGGCAGCCACACTCAGCCACTGCAGGTACTTTAACTGAGTGAAAGGATTTCCTTCCAAGCATGCCAAAGCATTATTGTCAACCTGCAGAAGAAGAGGTGCATTCAGGATTTACCATCACTTGTAGTGAACGATAGTGACAGGCCCAGAAATGTTAGTGTCTAAACCAACAAAGACGAGAGCTTCTTGCCTTCAGCCAAAGCAGATTGATCAGAGATGCCAGAGGGGACAGAACGGTGAGCTGGTTATTGGACACATCCAGAAAACGAATGTGAACGTAGCTGCTAATTGCAGCTATGTCATTCAGTCGTCTGAGGagaaacacataaacaaatgtaaaaattgtAAGGAATCAGAAGACGTAAACATGACATGAAATTAAAACTACAGGCGAAAGGCAATTTTATTTCACTTGTATCTTTGTCTCCTTACTTGTCTTTTAAGTCCAGTTTGATAAATGCATGCCCAAGTCCATTTCCTGTTCGGCACAGCAACGACAGACCCTCACCTATGGTTTCCCGGGTCAAATTGGAAACCTTCAACTGTTGAACACAGAGAGGGACGATATCAAATAATCATTTCATTATCAAATAATTATAaaccccaaccggtcgaggcagatgccCCCCccgagtctggttctagaggtttcttgCAGTTAATGAGGGAGACATTAATGGCTTCATGTCTCCACACTGCAGCTTTAGGATCAGTTTGTACAGTCCCATTCTTTTAATGATGCGGGTTAAATGCTGCCTACA contains:
- the LOC118111273 gene encoding leucine-rich repeat-containing protein 23 encodes the protein MSDVDEDTVMSGVDGEEDRVEEDEKLKVSNLTRETIGEGLSLLCRTANGLGHAFIKLDLKDKRLNDIAAISSYIHVRFLDLSNNQLTVLSPLASLIDLIWLKVDNNALACLEGNPFTQLKYLQWLSVAANQLTDLGGLVGPALETLNLNGNGIKTMKSLQMGCFGNLATLELRGNLLETTDGINLPNLQRLYLAQNAIKRLEGLEKLEHLTTLHLRDNQLESLDGLSPNMKCLQYLNVRGNAISDENTLQCLGLVSKTLRALVLSENPLVETTDYRISVLILVPKLEQIDKEPVSPEERTEAQESIKEHQEAH
- the LOC118110909 gene encoding leucine-rich repeat-containing protein 23 produces the protein MSDVDEDTVMSDVDGEEDRVEEDEKVSNLTRETIGEGLSLLCRTGNGLGHAFIKLDLKDKRLNDIAAISSYVHIRFLDVSNNQLTVLSPLASLINLLWLKVDNNALACLEGNPFTQLKYLQWLSVAANQLTDLGGLVGPALETLNLTGNGIKTMKSLQMGCFGNLATLELRGNLLETTDGINLPNLQRLYLAQNAIKRLEGLEKLEHLTTLHLRDNQLESLDGLSPNMKCLQYLNVRGNAISDENTLQCLGLVSKTLRALVLSENPLVETTDYRISVLILVPQLEQIDKEPVSPEERTEAQERIKELEEEEIAEP